DNA from Mycolicibacterium alvei:
CAGCGATCCAACGGGCGCGCCACGTTGTCCGTCGCAGACGACGGCGTAGGCATCCGACGCGAGCGCCTCGCGGTCAGCGTCGAAACCGGTCACATCGGCTTCGCATCGATTCGCGCCAAGGTGTTGGCCCTCGGTGGGGCGTTGGACGTCAACGATGCCGGCGGCACCGAGATCGCGATCTCCCTACCGTCGCAGACAGCGGTCTGAAACCGTTCAGACCCATCCGATACCGGTGGACGGCGAGGCAGGCCCAGGTGTCGACGAACCGGGCCCCGGCGGCGGCCCGTACCCGGGCGTCTCCGGGCTGTACCCCGGTTGCGGACCGCGCACCGACGGGTCCGGGCCGGAACCCGGCAACGGGCCGTACGTCGGCACTGAGCCCGACCCCGGCAGCGGGCCGAACTCAGGCAGCTGACCGTAATCCGGCAACGCCGGCCCATACCCGGGCACCGTCTGACCCGAACCGGCCAACAGCTTGGATGCAGCGAAAGCCGCCGCCTGGGTGGTGTACACGGGGACGTAGCCCTCAGTGTGTCCACTCCATTCGTTGCCCTGGCCCTCGTGACAGATCGGATCCATGGGGTTACACAGATCGATCGCCTTGGACCCGTACAGCGCGCTCTGGGTTGCTATCGATTGCTTGGTGCGGGTGCCCACGTCGCCGAAGGTGGTGATCGCCACGACGTTGCCCGCGTATTGAGGCGGGAGCGAGTCGCCCCACTTGATGTTGCCCAGCGGGTTGCCGGCCACGATGTTGATCACGCTGGCGCCCTGTGAGTAGCCGCCCAGCACGATTTTGGTGTCCGGGCACGACGACAGCGTCGACTTGATGTGGGAAATCGCGTCTTTGGCACCGTCACCACCGTGCAACTGCAGCTTGCTGGCCTTGTAGTTCACCCCGTAGCTGGTGATGTCCATGCCGGGGGTCTGCTTGCGCAGCGCGTCGACGAAGGCATCGCCGACCCGGCCCATACCGGCCGGCTCATCGGTGCCGCGCGCGAAGACGACCTCCGCATCTGCGCAGTCGGCGGCAGCCGCTATCGGCGGCGCGGAGAGTCCGACGAGTGGGATGCCAGAGGTGAGAAGTGCAGCAGCGCCAAGCCCGACCCAGCGACCACCTGACCGCGCACTGCCCGTCCGAGGGCTGTGTTTGCGGCTAGAGAACATGCCTCAACCTAACCTGTATCCCGCGACGATCAAGCTCAAGGCCTGGATAGCCTGCCCGGCGATCTCGCGACGAGATGCCGACGGCAAGGGATAACAAGGCTCTGAACTGCATCTTCTCGGAACGACTCGCACCTTCTCCGATCTGTTTACTTACGTCGGCGCAAGTTAGGTAGTCGACTACGCTACCCGGGCCTTGCCATCGCCCCGGACCATGAAATCTCCCAGCTAGCAACTGAGCAAGGAGGACATCGTGGCTTACGACAGTATTCGCGAACTCGTACAGCCGGTATCACGTGCGGCAAAGGAAGCCCATCTACGTTCCCTGCGAACGGAATCGCGGATCGGTGCCATGGACTTCACCGGGAGTGGCGATGCGCCCGCCTTGTTTCGGGAGAACGAGCTGCTGATCGGTGCCGAACATGCCGACGCAATCGACGAGTTGACAGGGAAATTCGGCGGAACGGTGATCCAGCCGCGGTCGTTTCCGCCCCGTCCGTCCGAACTGGGGCCACCCAGGCGCGACCTACCGCAGCATGAACCCCCGCCGGACAGCGTTCGAGTTGTGTTCTCGGAACCACCACAGGTTCACGACGCCGCGGCGATCTTCGACCGGACCGCGAGTCGATCCACCGGCTCACCGCTGCCGCACTTCTCGTCAGAGATGGCGGCGTCAGTGGCAGCGCTTGTCGCGAGTATCGACATACCGAGAGAGTCAGTCGGGCTCAACCACTTGGTGGAACCCGCCGGGCTGAACATGTTGTCCACGACAGAAGCGAAAGTCACCGAGTGGGGGCAGAGCGATCCGCAATTGTGGCCGGCGTTCAGCGGACGCGCGCGCATCGTGGAGGCGTGGCAACTCGTCGACTCCTATCGCGCCGGCAACGGGGGTTCGGCGTTGACGACGCTGGCCGTCATGGACAGTGGCTTCTGGTTCGACGCCGCCGGTCAGCCTCTCCGGCATCCCGGGCAGACCGGCTCCGATTTCGACCGCGGCGTGTTCACGTACAACATCGACCAGGACGACCGCGACATCAGCGAAAGCAGCTCCAATCACTCTTGGCACGGCAACGGCGTGGTCAGCCTCGCAGCGGCAACCGTCAACAACCAGCAGGGCGCCGCAGGAGCCGGCGGCACAGTCGCGTTCCCCGTGTTGATGAAGTACGGCGGCGACATCTTCTCGGTGATGCGCGGCGTCAAGATCTGCGGACTGTGGGGTATCGATGTTGTGAACATGAGCTTCGGAGTGGGGCCGCAGACCATATGGGACTCCTTCCCGGACTCCGATTGGGTCAACGCGTTCCAATATGCCGTCGACCGCGACGTCGTCATCGTCGTTGCGGCGGGCAACTCGGCGTATCGCCTGCCTGACAAGTGGGTCCGTCCCGCGACGCGCACTCCGGGTGTCATCACCGTCGGCGCCCTCGCCGCGGACAACGTCACAGCCAGGGCAGACTCCAATTATGGCCCCTCAGTGACACTTTGGGCTCCCGGAACCCTGCTCCCAGTGATGCCGGACGGCGACGACCCAATCGGCAGACGCATTTCGGGGACGTCGGCCGCTGCCCCGCTGGTCGCCGGTACTGCGGCAATGTTGAGAGCAGTCGACCCGTCGATCTCGAACGCGGACGTCGAGCCGTTGCTGCAGCGGACCGGCTGGGTCGGAGACCCCGGCTGGCTCGGAACCGGGAAGGTCACCAGGGGCCTGGATGCGTTCGCCGCTGTGAACGAGGTGCTTCAAGGCGTGCTCCCCGACCCGGGAGACGCCGGTGACAGCCTTGCCACCGCTCGACCGTTGCAGACCGACATCATGGGTGGCGTGCGGATCCCGCGTCCGGACGGGCTCGCCATCAGCAAACAGAACGGCGACGCCGACTACTGGTCGTTCAGCACCACCGACTACTCGGAGCTGCGGATCCAAGTGGTCTGGTATCACAAGATCGCCAATCTGTATGTCGAGGTTCTCGATGCGTCGGGCCATGAGATCGAAGGCTTGACAACGGATTACCCGGCGGACGGCGTCTTCTTCGCGGCGGGGAACGTACCCCAGGGCGACTACATCGTGAAGGTGAAGAGCTACGGGGGCGTGACCGCATATTCACTCGGCGCCGGACCGTGGCTGACGCCGCTGCAGCCCGACAAGTTCGAGCCCAACGACTCGTTCGACTCAGCGACCGAACTCCGCTTCCACAAGCCGCCGCTGGACATCGGGCAGGGGCACGGGCCCGGCACGTTCCACCTGACGCTGCACCGGTACAAGTCGTTGGCGGCCACGTTCCCGTACGGGAACACGTGGAAGGTCGACACGGATTACTTCCGGTTCTGGGCACCGGCGCACGACGGTAAAGCGATCCCTTTCATCTTCATGAACTCCGACAAGCCAGTGACCGTCACGCTGTTCGACGAACACCGCAACGTCCTTCGCCAGTGGGGTCCTGACACGTATCACGACGTCCGGCCCCCCGAACAGGCCACGAGCTTCTTCAAGGTGTCCGGTGATCAGCAGACGCGGTACAGCCTGACGTTGGCCATGATGGCTGACCCGCGATTCCGGCCCGCCGATCACCCGGAGTACGAGGTGATGCCGGAGTGGTGGCTGGATCCGGACGCGATCAAGTTCGTGAATCCGGAGGTGCGGTATGCAGTCGAGCTCACGACTCACCCTGCGGAAATGGGTGTCGCCGTTGGCGAGTCCATTGCCCTCGGGGGCATTTCGCTCGAAGAAGTGCCTGTGACAGTCGAACTGCTGACCCTAAATGGGAACGTTGCGGCAAAAGGTGAGCACACGGCCGGCCGCATCGAAATCAATACAAGCGGGCTCGAACCCGGGCTGTATGCGCTGCGGCTCGTCCGGCCCGACGACGCGACGGTGACCGATCTCCGGTTCGTTGCGCCAACGCGATGAGCCGAGTCGGAACCTCAAACCTGGGGTCGTCGTGACGAACAAGGAATCGCCGGGTTGAAGGTGGCAACGGTGAAGGCCCAGATCTGAGATCTACTCAGACCTGGGCCTTCAGTCGTGGAGCTAACTGTCATATTTAGAGTGTCTTCCGTGTCGTCTGTATGCCGTCGCATCCGGCGCGGTCGAGGAAGAGTGTCTTCCACCATTACAGCAGAGCGGTCGCCAAAGTCCGCTTTGCCACGTCGCCCGCCGGCGACGCCGCGACCGAAGTTCCGCTACAGCACACGGGGTCCTTAATCCGATCTGCTACTGGCGGGCCAGGGCGATCCGCACGGCCTCGGCGGGGTCCACCTGATGGCCGGCGGCGTCAGATTCCTCGGCGATCGCCAGTTGCACGCCGCGCACCCGGCCGGTGAAGCGGTTGTCACCTGGCCGGTAGTCGGGTGAGACCGCCGAACCGGTGTCCGCACCGACGTCGAGCCCGTCGTCGGCGGAGTACACGTTGGTCAGCGTTGCCGCCACCTGCCCGGTACCCACCGCGGCGCCGTCGACGAACAGGGTCACCGTGCCGCCCTTAGCCAGACCCGGCCCGTCGTAGGCGAATTCCATGCGCACCTGATGCGCACCGGAAGGCAGCGGTTCGGCGGATTCGGCGAAGAAATGCTGCAGGCCACCGAGGTTGTAGCAGTACTTGAGCTTGCCTCCGTGGGCGTACAGCGACCAGCCGCCGATGTTGGCGCCCTGCGCGACGATCACGCCTTCGGCGCCGCCCTCGGGCACGTCGATCTCGGCGGTCACCGAGTGCGACTTGTTCTTGAGGTTGAGCACGCAGTTCTCCGAGAGCCGCCCCATCCCCGCGAACAGCACCTGCGTGTTCCCCTTGATCAGCGTCGGGCGTCCGGCCAGGTCGGGATTCATCCTGACCGTGAGGTTGTCGTCCAGCGGCAGGACGTTGAATCGCGTCGCCTCGATCAGCCACAGTCGCTGCAATTGGTGCAGACGCTGCGGCTGCTCCTTCGACAGATCCTTCGCCTGGGTCCAGTCGACCGTGGTGTCATAGAGTTCCCACACGTCGTCATCGAATGCGACGGTGTCCTCGCCCATGAGCACCCACGGTGTCTTGTGCTTGGTCACCGCGGTCCAGCCCTTGTGGTAGATGCCGCGGTTGCCGAACATTTCGAAGTACTGGGTCTCGTGCCGGTCGGCGGACCCGCCGTCGTTGAACGAGTACAGCATGCTGGTGCCCTCGATCGGCGCCTGCTGCACCCCGTTGACGAACAGCGGCTCCGGGATCCCGGCGGCCTCCAGCAAAGTGGGCGCCACGTCGATCACGTGATGGAACTGATCACGATGCTCGCCGCGGGACTGGAAACCGTTGGGCCAGTGCACCACCGTGCCGTTGCGGGTGCCACCCCAGTGCGAGGCGACCTGCTTGGTCCACTGGTATGGGGTGCACATGGCGTGCGCCCAGCCCACCGCGTAGTGGTTGTAGGAGTCCGGGCCGCCGAACTCGTCGAGGCGTTCCATCAGGAACTCGGGTGTCTCCAGCGCGGCCATCCCGTTGAAGTTCAGCATCTCGTTGAACGTGCCGTTGAAGGTGCCCTCGGCGGAGGCGCCGTTGTCCCCGACGATGTAGTAGACCAAGGTGTCGTCGAGTATTCCGAGCTTGTCCAGCGCGTCGATGACCCGGCCGACGTGGTGGTCGGTGTGCTCGAGGAACCCTGCGTAGACCTCCATCTGCCGGCGCAGCACGGGCTTGAGCTCCTCGGGCATGTCGTCCCAGGCCGGGATCTGCTCGGGCCGCGGCGTCAGCTCGGCGTCCTGCGGGATCACCCCGAGTTCCTTCTGCCGGGCGAAGGTCTGCTCCCGCAATGCATCCCAGCCGGCGTCGAACTTGCCGCGGTACTTGTCGATCCAGTCCTTGGGTGCGTGGTGCGGGGCGTGGGTGGCGCCTGGCGCGAAGTAGGTGAAGAACGGCTTGTCCGGTGCGAGGGCCTTCTGCTGACCGATCCAGGCGATCGCCTTGTCCGCCAGGTCCTCGGTGAGGTGGTAGCCCTGCTCGGGGGTGCGGTCCACCTCGATCGGGGTGGTCCCCTCGTACAGCGAGGGGTACCACTGGTTGGCTTCGCCGCCGATGAAGCCGTAGAAGTGCTCGAAACCCCCACCGGCGCTGGGCCAGGCGTCGAACGGCCCCACCTGGCTGGTCTGCCACACCGGCACTTCATGGCATTTGCCGAACTGCGCGGTGTTGTACCCGTTGAGCTTGAGGGTCCGCGCGATCGGCGACATGGTGTTGGGCAGCACCGAGTTGTAGCCGGGCTGGCCGGTGGCGATCTCGGTGATCCCACCCATCCCCGCCGAGTGATGGTTACGCCCGGTCAGCAGGGCCTGCCGCGTGGGTGAACACAAGGCGGTGGTGTGGAACCGGTTGTACTTCAGACCGCCGGCCGCGAGCCGTTCGGCGGTCGGGGTGGCGCACGGCCCGCCGAACGCGCTGGCCGCACCGAACCCGACATCGTCGAGCAGGACCACCAGGATGTTCGGGGCGCCCTCCGGGGGCCGGATGTCGCGGATCAGCGGATGCGGGGTGTCCGGATCCTTCGCGTCGTAGGTGACCAGTCCCGTTCGCGGCGCGCTCGGAATCGGCAGATGGGTTCTGGAAACCTGTGGGCCCGTTGTCATTTGCTGGTGTCCTCTCCGCGGCCCCGGCGGGCCGTGTTCCACGCGTCGGTGTTCTCCGGCGCGTCTCTATCCTTCACGATCTGGCCGCCTCCCACTCCCGGCTCGCCCGAATCCGGCCGGGCCACTGTGGGTTTCGGTCGGTTAGCTCTTCGATACCTTCGGTGGCGTCCAGCTGCCGTCGCTGATCGCCTGCTCGGGCCAGTAGGTCCGCAGGATCATCTCGAAGTCGCCGGCCGGGGTGGGCAGCCAGTTGGATTCCTTCTCCGGTCCCGGCGAGGTGTGCTGCAGGTAGAGGGTGATCCCGCCGTCGGGGTTGCGCACCAGGTCCGGCAGCATCGGCGAGTTGATCAGGTACCTGTTGATCGGGTTCTCGACCAGCAGGATCTCCGGCAGTTTGTACATGGTGACCGACCAGAACGCCTTCACCGGCGGGAGCTGCCCAGCGGGGAAGGTCAGCGTGTAGGTGTTCGCGCCGTTGAGTTTGGCGCCGGCCGAGTCGTTGGTCAGCGGGATATACATGGCTTCGGCGCCCGGCAGTCCCAGGATGCCCATCACCGCTCCGGCGAACCGGTACAGGTAGTTGCCGCCCAACTGCTCGGCGGACCCGAACAACTGACCGGAGGTCACCTTGCCGGTCTGCATCTGCTCGGTCTGGAAGGTGTGCAGCTCGGCCCACGCATCAGCCATGCCGCCCTCGATGGCATTGCGCTGCTCGTCGCTGAGCGTGGCGAGATCGAAATCCCCGTCGGGTCCGATCCCGATCTTGGCGAACCGATCCCGCAGCTCCTTCTCCTCCGGCTTCACCGGTGCGTATTTCAGCGTGAAGCCCAGGACCTTGAAGAAGTCCAGCGACGTCTTCTCCTCGTCCGGTGTCAGCGGCGTGATGAAGTCGACCGCGGGCGCAGGGGCTGGGGCCGGCGCCTTCTGGAACGTCGAGAGCGGCTCGACCTTGTACTGGGCCTGGATCTTCTTGACGTTGTCGAGGTCGGCCGGGTTGAACAGCTGCGTGCGGTACAGGACCAGCCCGAAGTCAGTGTCGGTGCGGATCACCTTGTCGACGCCGGCGGGTTTCTCGCCCTGCCAGCCGGGGCCGGCCAGCAGGTAGGTGCCACCACCATTGCCGGTCGTGCGGCTGCCGATTAGGTCGTAGACGTAGGTGTAGCTGTCGATGAACTGCAGCGAGAAGTACCGGCCCTGCTCGATCGGCGGCACCGTCAGCACCAGCGGCTCGGTCCGCAGGTCGGTTGCCAGGAACGAGTACGGCGTATCGGAGTTGGGTGTCTGCACCGTGGTGTCGGCCGGGGTGAAAACGCGGGCGATGCTGTGGATCTGGTTCCAGTCGCCCAGGTACTGGCCGCTGTCCTTGCTGACCGCGTAGGCGTTCTCGATGCGGTACATGTCCACCATCGGGAAGCCGTACACGTATGCCTCTTTGGCGATCGTGCGCATCTCCTGCGGCGTCACCGCCGAGCTGCCCGTGGGCGCTTCGGATTTGCCGCCACAGCCCGCGATCGCTGCGACCACCGCCGCGGCGATACCAATCGCCATGGCCTTGCCGAACCTCATTCGTTCTCCTCTGATTGTCAGTTGGCACCGCGGGTCCGCTCGCGGGGCCGCTCGGGTGCAGGTTAGCTGGTGTGGCGCCGCGGTGTGTGCAGTCGCCGCTGGTCAGCAGGGTTGGCCGGGCGGGGTGAAGTACGGAACGCCTTCGACGGTGTAGCAGGGGATCTCGCCGGGCACGTACGGGACATGCTGGGCCGCGATCGCCGCACCCACGGCGACGTCGCCGGCGATGTTGGTGCAGCCGCCTGCGGAGAAGTGCCGGCCCCCGGCGCTTGCGCAGACATCCGCCGACGCCGTGGCCGCGTTGATGATCGGTGCGATGGTCAGCGGAGCGGCGGCGAGTGCCGCGGCGGCCAGCAGCGTTGTGATACGTCGGTTCACGGGGTTCCCCTGGTTCATCTCCGTTGTGGCCCACCCTTATCGGGTCGGCCACAACACGTCACGGTTCCCCGACCCGGGCAACCACTTTGCACGACCCGGCACCCGCTTGTCTTGACTTTGCTGGACCTCTTCTTGACTATCATGGACATGCATCTGGTCCGTGGATCGTCGCTCACCGGGTTCGCTCCGCTTGTCAGCACTCACGGGGGAGATCCGGACGCGCTGCTGGCGTC
Protein-coding regions in this window:
- a CDS encoding cutinase family protein — encoded protein: MFSSRKHSPRTGSARSGGRWVGLGAAALLTSGIPLVGLSAPPIAAAADCADAEVVFARGTDEPAGMGRVGDAFVDALRKQTPGMDITSYGVNYKASKLQLHGGDGAKDAISHIKSTLSSCPDTKIVLGGYSQGASVINIVAGNPLGNIKWGDSLPPQYAGNVVAITTFGDVGTRTKQSIATQSALYGSKAIDLCNPMDPICHEGQGNEWSGHTEGYVPVYTTQAAAFAASKLLAGSGQTVPGYGPALPDYGQLPEFGPLPGSGSVPTYGPLPGSGPDPSVRGPQPGYSPETPGYGPPPGPGSSTPGPASPSTGIGWV
- a CDS encoding DUF1254 domain-containing protein, whose protein sequence is MRFGKAMAIGIAAAVVAAIAGCGGKSEAPTGSSAVTPQEMRTIAKEAYVYGFPMVDMYRIENAYAVSKDSGQYLGDWNQIHSIARVFTPADTTVQTPNSDTPYSFLATDLRTEPLVLTVPPIEQGRYFSLQFIDSYTYVYDLIGSRTTGNGGGTYLLAGPGWQGEKPAGVDKVIRTDTDFGLVLYRTQLFNPADLDNVKKIQAQYKVEPLSTFQKAPAPAPAPAVDFITPLTPDEEKTSLDFFKVLGFTLKYAPVKPEEKELRDRFAKIGIGPDGDFDLATLSDEQRNAIEGGMADAWAELHTFQTEQMQTGKVTSGQLFGSAEQLGGNYLYRFAGAVMGILGLPGAEAMYIPLTNDSAGAKLNGANTYTLTFPAGQLPPVKAFWSVTMYKLPEILLVENPINRYLINSPMLPDLVRNPDGGITLYLQHTSPGPEKESNWLPTPAGDFEMILRTYWPEQAISDGSWTPPKVSKS
- a CDS encoding arylsulfatase; this encodes MTTGPQVSRTHLPIPSAPRTGLVTYDAKDPDTPHPLIRDIRPPEGAPNILVVLLDDVGFGAASAFGGPCATPTAERLAAGGLKYNRFHTTALCSPTRQALLTGRNHHSAGMGGITEIATGQPGYNSVLPNTMSPIARTLKLNGYNTAQFGKCHEVPVWQTSQVGPFDAWPSAGGGFEHFYGFIGGEANQWYPSLYEGTTPIEVDRTPEQGYHLTEDLADKAIAWIGQQKALAPDKPFFTYFAPGATHAPHHAPKDWIDKYRGKFDAGWDALREQTFARQKELGVIPQDAELTPRPEQIPAWDDMPEELKPVLRRQMEVYAGFLEHTDHHVGRVIDALDKLGILDDTLVYYIVGDNGASAEGTFNGTFNEMLNFNGMAALETPEFLMERLDEFGGPDSYNHYAVGWAHAMCTPYQWTKQVASHWGGTRNGTVVHWPNGFQSRGEHRDQFHHVIDVAPTLLEAAGIPEPLFVNGVQQAPIEGTSMLYSFNDGGSADRHETQYFEMFGNRGIYHKGWTAVTKHKTPWVLMGEDTVAFDDDVWELYDTTVDWTQAKDLSKEQPQRLHQLQRLWLIEATRFNVLPLDDNLTVRMNPDLAGRPTLIKGNTQVLFAGMGRLSENCVLNLKNKSHSVTAEIDVPEGGAEGVIVAQGANIGGWSLYAHGGKLKYCYNLGGLQHFFAESAEPLPSGAHQVRMEFAYDGPGLAKGGTVTLFVDGAAVGTGQVAATLTNVYSADDGLDVGADTGSAVSPDYRPGDNRFTGRVRGVQLAIAEESDAAGHQVDPAEAVRIALARQ
- a CDS encoding S8/S53 family peptidase → MAYDSIRELVQPVSRAAKEAHLRSLRTESRIGAMDFTGSGDAPALFRENELLIGAEHADAIDELTGKFGGTVIQPRSFPPRPSELGPPRRDLPQHEPPPDSVRVVFSEPPQVHDAAAIFDRTASRSTGSPLPHFSSEMAASVAALVASIDIPRESVGLNHLVEPAGLNMLSTTEAKVTEWGQSDPQLWPAFSGRARIVEAWQLVDSYRAGNGGSALTTLAVMDSGFWFDAAGQPLRHPGQTGSDFDRGVFTYNIDQDDRDISESSSNHSWHGNGVVSLAAATVNNQQGAAGAGGTVAFPVLMKYGGDIFSVMRGVKICGLWGIDVVNMSFGVGPQTIWDSFPDSDWVNAFQYAVDRDVVIVVAAGNSAYRLPDKWVRPATRTPGVITVGALAADNVTARADSNYGPSVTLWAPGTLLPVMPDGDDPIGRRISGTSAAAPLVAGTAAMLRAVDPSISNADVEPLLQRTGWVGDPGWLGTGKVTRGLDAFAAVNEVLQGVLPDPGDAGDSLATARPLQTDIMGGVRIPRPDGLAISKQNGDADYWSFSTTDYSELRIQVVWYHKIANLYVEVLDASGHEIEGLTTDYPADGVFFAAGNVPQGDYIVKVKSYGGVTAYSLGAGPWLTPLQPDKFEPNDSFDSATELRFHKPPLDIGQGHGPGTFHLTLHRYKSLAATFPYGNTWKVDTDYFRFWAPAHDGKAIPFIFMNSDKPVTVTLFDEHRNVLRQWGPDTYHDVRPPEQATSFFKVSGDQQTRYSLTLAMMADPRFRPADHPEYEVMPEWWLDPDAIKFVNPEVRYAVELTTHPAEMGVAVGESIALGGISLEEVPVTVELLTLNGNVAAKGEHTAGRIEINTSGLEPGLYALRLVRPDDATVTDLRFVAPTR